From Nocardioides sp. HDW12B, the proteins below share one genomic window:
- a CDS encoding acetyl-CoA C-acetyltransferase — protein sequence MQAKTRRVAVIGGNRIPFARSNTVYADASNQEMLTAAIDGLVTRYGLEGERVGEVVAGAVLKHSRDFNLTRESVLGSKLSPESPAYDVQQACATGVQAAMTVAGKIALGQIEVGIAGGTDTTSDAPIALNEKLRKILLEANRSRTTQGRIAALAKIRPQHLAPSIPQNSEPRTKMSMGEHAALTALEWKVKREDQDALAVASHHNLAAAYDRGFQDDLVTPFRGLERDQNLRADSSVEKLSTLKPVFGKGETATMTAANSTPLTDGASVVLLCSEEYAEARGWEPLAFITEYETAAVDFVHGGEGLLMAPAYAMPRMLDRAGLGLGDFDFYEVHEAFASQVLATLAAWEDPVFCKARLGLDGPLGSIPREKLNVNGSSLAAGHPFAATGGRIIANAAKLLAEKGSGRAVISVCAAGGQGAVAILER from the coding sequence GTGCAGGCCAAGACCCGCCGCGTCGCCGTCATCGGCGGCAACCGCATCCCGTTCGCCCGGTCGAACACCGTCTACGCCGACGCCTCCAACCAGGAGATGCTCACTGCGGCCATCGACGGCCTGGTGACGCGCTACGGCCTCGAGGGCGAGCGCGTCGGCGAGGTCGTCGCCGGAGCCGTGCTCAAGCACTCGCGCGACTTCAACCTGACCCGGGAGTCCGTGCTCGGCAGCAAGCTGTCGCCCGAGTCGCCGGCGTACGACGTGCAGCAGGCCTGCGCGACCGGTGTCCAGGCCGCCATGACCGTGGCGGGCAAGATCGCCCTGGGCCAGATCGAGGTCGGCATCGCCGGTGGCACCGACACCACCTCCGACGCCCCGATCGCGCTCAACGAGAAGCTGCGCAAGATCCTGCTCGAGGCCAACCGCTCGCGCACCACCCAGGGCCGCATCGCCGCCCTGGCCAAGATCCGGCCCCAGCACCTCGCGCCGTCGATCCCGCAGAACAGCGAGCCCCGCACCAAGATGTCGATGGGCGAGCACGCCGCGCTGACGGCGCTGGAGTGGAAGGTCAAGCGCGAGGACCAGGACGCCCTCGCGGTCGCCTCCCACCACAACCTCGCGGCGGCGTACGACCGGGGCTTCCAGGACGACCTCGTCACGCCGTTCCGCGGCCTCGAGCGCGACCAGAACCTGCGCGCCGACTCCTCGGTCGAGAAGCTCTCGACCCTCAAGCCGGTCTTCGGCAAGGGCGAGACCGCCACCATGACCGCGGCGAACTCCACCCCGCTCACCGACGGCGCCTCGGTCGTGCTGCTCTGCTCGGAGGAGTACGCCGAGGCGCGTGGCTGGGAGCCGCTGGCGTTCATCACCGAGTACGAGACCGCAGCGGTCGACTTCGTGCACGGCGGCGAGGGCCTGCTCATGGCGCCGGCCTACGCCATGCCGCGCATGCTCGACCGCGCCGGCCTGGGGCTGGGCGACTTCGACTTCTACGAGGTCCACGAGGCCTTCGCCTCGCAGGTGCTCGCCACGCTGGCGGCCTGGGAGGACCCGGTGTTCTGCAAGGCGCGCCTGGGTCTCGACGGCCCGCTGGGCTCGATCCCGCGCGAGAAGCTCAACGTGAACGGCTCCTCGCTCGCGGCCGGCCACCCCTTCGCCGCCACCGGCGGCCGGATCATCGCCAACGCTGCCAAGCTGCTGGCCGAGAAGGGATCCGGCCGGGCCGTGATCTCGGTCTGCGCCGCCGGCGGCCAGGGTGCCGTCGCCATCCTCGAGCGCTGA
- a CDS encoding MaoC/PaaZ C-terminal domain-containing protein — translation MTETRVLDGAPGSLPLMLKAALPALPGVGSLPGLRKARGSDLPDLELVRKGVAIDPAHVAAYASVCGFPRKDTLPLPYLHMLAFPLHMTMLTDASFPFPAMGMVHLENTITQHRATTAQETYDVSVRAANLRGHAKGRVFDMLTEVRSGGEVVWDEVSTYLRRGRGDEAAGAGMELTAVDEGGADWRLNGDLGRRYASVSGDRNPIHLYAATAKAFGFPRQIAHGMWSKARCVAALENRLPEAVRVEVAFKTPVLLPTTVRFHADAEGDQQRFTLANPKSGAPHVVGRAVPV, via the coding sequence ATGACCGAGACCCGCGTCCTCGACGGCGCCCCGGGCTCCCTGCCGCTGATGCTCAAGGCCGCGCTGCCCGCGCTGCCCGGCGTGGGCTCGCTCCCCGGGCTGAGGAAGGCCCGGGGCAGCGACCTCCCCGACCTCGAGCTGGTGCGCAAGGGCGTGGCGATCGACCCCGCCCACGTCGCGGCGTACGCCTCGGTGTGCGGCTTCCCGCGCAAGGACACGCTGCCGCTGCCCTACCTGCACATGCTGGCGTTCCCGCTGCACATGACGATGCTGACCGACGCGTCGTTCCCGTTCCCCGCGATGGGGATGGTGCACCTCGAGAACACGATCACGCAGCACCGCGCCACCACGGCGCAGGAGACGTACGACGTGAGCGTGCGGGCGGCGAACCTCCGGGGCCACGCCAAGGGACGGGTCTTCGACATGCTGACCGAGGTCCGCTCCGGCGGCGAGGTCGTGTGGGACGAGGTCTCGACGTACCTCCGCCGCGGACGCGGTGACGAGGCCGCCGGCGCCGGCATGGAGCTCACCGCGGTCGACGAGGGCGGCGCCGACTGGCGCCTGAACGGCGACCTGGGCCGGCGCTACGCGTCGGTCAGCGGCGACCGCAACCCCATCCACCTGTACGCCGCCACCGCGAAGGCGTTCGGCTTCCCGCGCCAGATCGCGCACGGCATGTGGAGCAAGGCCCGCTGCGTCGCGGCGCTGGAGAACCGGCTGCCCGAGGCCGTGCGCGTCGAGGTCGCCTTCAAGACCCCGGTGCTGCTGCCGACGACCGTCCGCTTCCACGCCGACGCCGAGGGTGACCAGCAGCGCTTCACGCTGGCCAACCCGAAGTCGGGTGCACCGCACGTCGTCGGTCGCGCCGTCCCCGTCTGA
- a CDS encoding transglycosylase SLT domain-containing protein, with the protein MKRTGAAARVPRRVIMKLLAKRAERIAASMASASPEALPPTDVDPDSNRGLGYRLMLQFGFAADQWQYLDALWRRESGWNHLAENPSSGAYGVPQSLPGSKMAAVAPDWRTNPETQIMWGLAYIAARYGDPEGAWGHSQRVGWY; encoded by the coding sequence GTGAAGCGCACCGGCGCTGCCGCCCGCGTACCGCGCCGCGTCATCATGAAGCTCCTGGCCAAGCGCGCGGAGCGCATCGCTGCGTCCATGGCCAGCGCCTCGCCCGAGGCCCTGCCGCCCACCGACGTCGACCCTGATTCCAACCGCGGGCTCGGATACCGCTTGATGCTCCAGTTCGGCTTCGCAGCCGATCAGTGGCAGTACCTCGACGCGCTCTGGCGGCGCGAGTCCGGCTGGAATCACCTGGCCGAGAACCCCTCCTCAGGCGCCTATGGCGTCCCACAGTCGCTGCCGGGCTCGAAGATGGCCGCCGTCGCTCCCGACTGGCGCACCAACCCGGAAACCCAGATCATGTGGGGGCTGGCCTACATCGCCGCGCGCTACGGCGACCCCGAGGGCGCGTGGGGACACTCCCAGCGCGTCGGGTGGTACTGA
- a CDS encoding GrpB family protein, translating into MTEQPGPSRPEVTEVELVGGVEKRELVLVDHDPGWAATYAGHERRISAALGAAAVQVEHIGSTSVPGLAAKPIIDVLVTVGDVTAEEDYLDPLLEAGYVLRVREPGHRLVRTPERDANVHVMGAGDPLVEAYLLFRDRLRADPDDRALYERTKRALVEQDWPDTNAYADAKTDVVAAILARARQARLSDQTAAGKYDRLWERLLEYLDEWASVREVADGIEVTFEQPPGVTRTVEVVVTESEWDDYITTIFGTGDPRATVLRRRLLAMPPDATFLVYDGTYEWEQSATRELPADDARPDPEPGGSWVVTDADGRIAGRSTDIVDEEG; encoded by the coding sequence GTGACGGAGCAACCTGGGCCGAGCCGGCCCGAAGTGACGGAGGTCGAGCTCGTCGGCGGGGTCGAGAAGCGCGAGCTCGTGCTGGTGGACCACGACCCGGGGTGGGCCGCGACGTACGCCGGGCACGAGCGCCGCATCAGTGCGGCCCTCGGTGCTGCAGCCGTCCAGGTCGAGCACATCGGCTCGACGTCGGTGCCCGGGCTCGCGGCCAAGCCGATCATCGACGTCCTCGTCACCGTCGGCGACGTCACGGCCGAGGAGGACTACCTCGACCCGCTGCTCGAGGCCGGCTACGTCCTCCGGGTCCGCGAGCCCGGGCACCGCCTGGTGAGGACGCCGGAGCGCGATGCCAACGTGCACGTCATGGGAGCCGGTGACCCGCTCGTCGAGGCCTACCTGCTGTTCCGCGACCGCCTCCGTGCCGACCCCGACGACCGCGCGCTGTACGAGCGCACCAAGCGTGCCCTCGTCGAGCAGGACTGGCCGGACACGAACGCCTACGCCGACGCGAAGACCGACGTGGTCGCCGCGATCCTGGCCCGCGCCCGCCAGGCTCGCCTCTCCGACCAGACCGCCGCGGGGAAGTACGACCGGCTCTGGGAGCGGCTCCTCGAGTACCTCGACGAGTGGGCGAGCGTCCGCGAGGTGGCCGACGGGATCGAGGTCACCTTCGAGCAGCCACCCGGCGTGACCCGCACCGTCGAGGTGGTGGTGACCGAGTCCGAGTGGGACGACTACATCACCACCATCTTCGGCACGGGCGACCCGCGCGCCACCGTGCTCCGGCGGAGGCTCCTGGCGATGCCGCCCGACGCGACCTTCCTCGTCTACGACGGGACCTACGAGTGGGAGCAGTCGGCCACGCGGGAGCTGCCGGCCGACGATGCCAGACCCGACCCCGAGCCCGGCGGCTCCTGGGTCGTGACGGACGCCGACGGACGGATCGCCGGCCGGTCCACGGACATCGTGGACGAGGAGGGCTGA
- a CDS encoding 3-oxoacyl-ACP reductase: MSDRYQSLIQSPVGQLLAKNLGLPNPVELERYTPGDPLVTGTVVIGGEGRLRASLAPTLDSLEISSTETTQDGEKYKGLIFDATGLTDSEQLVELQHFFTPKLRSLSECARIIVVGTPPETVENGSERIAQRALEGFTRSLGKEAGRGTTVQLVYVAEGAEEAVSSTLAFLLSPKSAYVSGQVVRIGAVGEKSTDAEVDWARPLAGKTALVTGASRGIGEQIARVLHRDGATVVGVDVPQAAEELSAVIKDIDGDLLTLDITAKDAPARIAHYLQTNHEGVDIVVHNAGITRDKKLQNMKDDVFGSAIAVNLTAPERITRTLLEEGVVNANGRIIGVASIAGIAGNVGQTNYAASKAGVIGLVDALAPVVSNGITINAVAPGFIETKMTAAVPLMTREVGRRLNAMQQGGLPVDVAETIAWYANPASTAVNGNVVRVCGQMMLGA; the protein is encoded by the coding sequence ATGAGCGACCGTTACCAGTCCCTGATCCAGTCCCCCGTCGGCCAGCTGCTGGCCAAGAACCTGGGCCTGCCGAACCCCGTCGAGCTCGAGCGCTACACCCCCGGCGACCCGCTCGTCACCGGCACCGTCGTGATCGGCGGCGAGGGCCGCCTGCGCGCCTCGCTGGCCCCGACCCTCGACTCCCTGGAGATCTCCTCGACCGAGACCACCCAGGACGGCGAGAAGTACAAGGGCCTGATCTTCGACGCCACCGGCCTGACCGACTCCGAGCAGCTCGTCGAGCTCCAGCACTTCTTCACCCCCAAGCTGCGCAGCCTCTCGGAGTGCGCACGCATCATCGTGGTCGGCACCCCGCCGGAGACCGTCGAGAACGGCAGCGAGCGCATCGCGCAGCGCGCCCTCGAGGGCTTCACCCGCTCCCTGGGCAAGGAGGCCGGCCGCGGCACCACCGTGCAGCTCGTGTACGTCGCCGAGGGGGCCGAAGAGGCGGTGTCCTCCACCCTCGCGTTCCTCCTCTCCCCCAAGTCGGCCTACGTCTCGGGCCAGGTCGTCCGCATCGGCGCCGTCGGCGAGAAGTCGACCGACGCCGAGGTCGACTGGGCCCGCCCGCTGGCCGGCAAGACCGCGCTCGTCACCGGCGCGAGCCGCGGCATCGGCGAGCAGATCGCGCGCGTGCTGCACCGCGACGGCGCGACCGTGGTCGGCGTCGACGTGCCGCAGGCCGCCGAGGAGCTCAGCGCCGTCATAAAGGACATCGACGGCGACCTGCTGACCCTCGACATCACCGCCAAGGACGCCCCGGCGCGCATCGCGCACTACCTGCAGACCAACCACGAGGGCGTCGACATCGTGGTGCACAACGCCGGCATCACGCGCGACAAGAAGCTGCAGAACATGAAGGACGACGTCTTCGGCTCCGCCATCGCCGTCAACCTCACCGCCCCCGAGCGGATCACCCGCACCCTGCTCGAGGAGGGCGTGGTCAACGCCAACGGCCGCATCATCGGTGTCGCCTCCATCGCCGGCATCGCCGGCAACGTGGGCCAGACCAACTACGCCGCCTCGAAGGCCGGCGTCATCGGTCTCGTCGACGCGCTCGCCCCGGTGGTCTCCAACGGCATCACCATCAACGCGGTGGCGCCCGGCTTCATCGAGACCAAGATGACCGCCGCCGTGCCGCTGATGACCCGCGAGGTGGGTCGTCGACTCAACGCCATGCAGCAGGGCGGTCTGCCGGTCGACGTCGCCGAGACCATCGCGTGGTACGCCAACCCCGCCTCCACCGCCGTCAACGGCAACGTCGTCCGCGTCTGCGGCCAGATGATGCTGGGGGCGTGA
- a CDS encoding vanadium-dependent haloperoxidase, producing the protein MTPTAASASSRRTTRRTRRLAAVGAVLVPSLVAGLALPAASGDSPPGAASATAADAAVLNEWNTLAQGIALTLRPTAHGQSRGIAMVQGAVYDAVNAIDRGHQPYLVDVEALDVSPAASYGAAIATAAHDVLLAIAPGSQVTVDTALSNTLAAIPDGPGEDLGVAAGQAAAAAMLADRADDGFLAPFDFAPHVGTGPGDWRPTALDPDPWVGYLEPFLMRAPSQFRSEGPDALTSASYADDFREVKRLGSLTSTARTADQTQAALFWQSPPAIFWNRMVRDLSAAHGLGAVDEARLLALVNLAAADGAIACWNDKYHWDFWRPVTAIRDAGIDGNPATVADPAWTPLFDGATATFPPLVNPPNPPFPDHPSGHGCVSGAALNTARAFFGTDKVELDLYSTRFPGQPRHFDRFSHALKEIIDARVWGGIHFRNADVQGAVIGKKVARLATRSYFLPS; encoded by the coding sequence ATGACACCCACAGCAGCATCTGCCAGCAGCCGCCGCACGACACGTCGCACCCGCCGCCTCGCGGCCGTCGGTGCCGTCCTCGTGCCCTCTCTCGTGGCCGGGCTCGCACTGCCCGCCGCGTCGGGCGACTCCCCGCCGGGCGCCGCGTCCGCCACGGCGGCCGACGCGGCTGTCCTCAACGAGTGGAACACCCTTGCCCAGGGCATCGCCCTGACGCTCCGCCCCACCGCGCACGGACAGTCCCGTGGCATCGCGATGGTGCAGGGAGCTGTGTACGACGCGGTCAACGCCATCGACCGCGGTCACCAGCCGTACCTCGTCGACGTCGAGGCGCTCGACGTCAGCCCCGCAGCGTCGTACGGCGCGGCGATCGCCACCGCGGCCCACGACGTCCTGCTGGCGATCGCACCGGGGTCGCAGGTCACCGTGGACACCGCCCTCAGCAACACGCTCGCGGCCATCCCCGACGGCCCGGGCGAGGACCTGGGCGTGGCCGCCGGCCAGGCCGCTGCCGCCGCGATGCTCGCCGATCGCGCTGACGACGGCTTCCTGGCACCGTTCGACTTCGCACCTCACGTCGGGACCGGGCCCGGCGACTGGCGTCCGACCGCGCTCGACCCCGACCCGTGGGTCGGGTACCTGGAGCCCTTCCTGATGCGGGCACCCTCGCAGTTCCGCTCGGAGGGCCCTGACGCGCTGACGAGCGCGTCGTACGCCGACGACTTCCGGGAGGTCAAGAGGCTCGGCTCGCTGACGAGCACCGCCCGGACCGCGGACCAGACCCAGGCGGCACTGTTCTGGCAGTCACCGCCGGCGATCTTCTGGAACCGCATGGTGCGTGACCTGTCCGCCGCCCACGGCCTGGGCGCCGTCGACGAGGCCAGGCTGCTCGCCCTGGTCAACCTCGCCGCTGCGGACGGGGCCATCGCCTGCTGGAACGACAAGTACCACTGGGACTTCTGGCGCCCGGTGACCGCGATCCGCGACGCAGGCATCGACGGCAACCCGGCCACTGTCGCCGACCCCGCGTGGACCCCGCTCTTCGACGGGGCGACCGCGACCTTCCCGCCGCTGGTGAACCCGCCGAACCCGCCGTTCCCCGACCACCCGTCCGGCCACGGCTGCGTCAGCGGCGCGGCCCTCAACACGGCGCGCGCGTTCTTCGGCACCGACAAGGTCGAGCTCGACCTGTACTCGACCCGGTTCCCCGGTCAGCCCCGACACTTCGACCGGTTCTCCCACGCCCTGAAGGAGATCATCGACGCCCGCGTCTGGGGCGGCATCCACTTCCGCAACGCCGACGTGCAGGGGGCGGTGATCGGCAAGAAGGTCGCCCGCCTCGCGACGCGCAGCTACTTCCTGCCCAGCTAG
- a CDS encoding aminoglycoside phosphotransferase family protein, translating into MTRAADDPVPDPALVQRLLREQNPGLAGRHVRPSESSGSSNWVFRVGDETAVRLPRSDAYAADLLVEAAHLPRLAPHLGVPVPEVTFLGEPSATFPRPWTVVTWVPGDVPGDLDAAAQERLALGLGRFVQRLHQLDPAGHGPAPDRNGYRTGEPVTGTIDGWARDAAASLADLFDPVRVGEAWRRLRDVPPPSAPPCWVHTDLSAENLLATPAGDLVGVLDFGGLGVGDRSIDLLYAWSMLDPPAREVLRSEAGADEATWLRARAWAFVGPGLLTLANYRRSLPARAARLTRMVEAVADEVGVSLRSSTRP; encoded by the coding sequence GTGACTCGTGCTGCGGACGATCCCGTCCCTGACCCGGCTCTGGTGCAGCGACTGCTGCGCGAGCAGAACCCCGGCCTGGCGGGTCGCCACGTGCGGCCCAGCGAGTCCTCGGGCAGCAGCAACTGGGTCTTCCGGGTCGGCGACGAGACGGCCGTCCGGCTACCACGCTCGGACGCCTACGCCGCCGACCTGCTGGTCGAGGCCGCGCACCTCCCGCGGCTCGCGCCGCACCTCGGCGTACCCGTCCCGGAGGTGACGTTCCTGGGGGAGCCCTCCGCCACGTTCCCCCGACCCTGGACGGTCGTGACCTGGGTCCCGGGTGACGTCCCCGGCGACCTCGACGCGGCAGCGCAGGAGCGCCTGGCCCTCGGCCTGGGCCGGTTCGTGCAACGCCTGCACCAGCTGGACCCCGCCGGTCACGGTCCCGCTCCCGACCGGAACGGCTACCGCACGGGCGAGCCCGTGACCGGCACGATCGACGGGTGGGCGCGCGACGCAGCAGCGAGCCTGGCGGACCTCTTCGACCCGGTGCGGGTGGGGGAGGCCTGGCGGCGGCTCCGCGACGTGCCGCCACCGTCGGCACCGCCGTGCTGGGTCCACACCGACCTCTCGGCCGAGAACCTGCTCGCCACCCCGGCCGGCGACCTGGTCGGCGTCCTGGACTTCGGGGGGCTGGGGGTCGGCGACCGCTCGATCGACCTGCTCTACGCCTGGAGCATGCTCGACCCGCCGGCGCGCGAGGTGCTCCGCTCGGAGGCCGGCGCCGACGAGGCGACCTGGCTGCGCGCCCGCGCGTGGGCCTTCGTCGGGCCCGGGCTGCTGACGCTCGCGAACTACCGCCGCTCCCTGCCCGCTCGCGCGGCAAGACTCACCAGGATGGTCGAGGCCGTCGCCGACGAGGTCGGCGTCTCCCTCCGGTCATCGACCCGCCCCTGA
- a CDS encoding acyl-CoA thioesterase II, whose translation MPASVDELLTLLDLETIDLNLFRGTQPTTQMQRVFGGQVAAQALVAANRTVPEEQAVHSLHSYFLRPGDTSVPIVYDVERVRDGRSFSTRRVLARQHGRPIYALTASFQVAEEGFEHQDAMPDAVPPEQAFDVNEMMRTADDRRREEWAREWSVMELRHAGDSKPGGALDGSEMPSRVHYWIKVASALPEDPVIHRAVLTYISDMTLLGATLLLHGKTPSSGDVQAASLDHTVWFHRPFRADEWLLYAQASPTAGGARGLAWGRLFSQDGRLVASVAQEGLIRPRPDQA comes from the coding sequence ATGCCGGCTTCCGTTGACGAGCTGCTGACCCTGCTCGACCTGGAGACCATCGACCTGAACCTCTTCCGCGGCACCCAGCCGACGACCCAGATGCAGCGGGTCTTCGGCGGCCAGGTGGCGGCACAGGCGCTGGTGGCGGCCAACCGGACGGTGCCTGAGGAGCAGGCGGTGCACTCGCTGCACAGCTACTTCCTGCGCCCCGGCGACACCTCCGTCCCGATCGTGTACGACGTCGAGCGCGTCCGCGACGGACGGTCCTTCTCGACCCGGCGGGTCCTGGCCCGCCAGCACGGCCGGCCGATCTACGCCCTCACCGCGAGCTTCCAGGTCGCCGAGGAGGGGTTCGAGCACCAGGACGCGATGCCCGACGCCGTACCCCCGGAGCAGGCCTTCGACGTCAACGAGATGATGCGCACCGCTGACGACCGCCGCCGCGAGGAGTGGGCCCGGGAGTGGTCGGTGATGGAGCTGCGCCACGCCGGCGACTCCAAGCCCGGCGGCGCGCTCGACGGCTCGGAGATGCCGTCGCGGGTGCACTACTGGATCAAGGTCGCCTCGGCGCTGCCCGAGGACCCGGTGATCCACCGAGCCGTGCTGACCTACATCAGCGACATGACGCTGCTCGGCGCGACCCTGCTGCTGCACGGCAAGACGCCGTCGAGCGGTGACGTGCAGGCGGCGTCGCTCGACCACACGGTGTGGTTCCACCGGCCGTTCCGCGCCGACGAGTGGTTGCTCTACGCGCAGGCCTCGCCGACCGCGGGCGGCGCGCGGGGGCTGGCCTGGGGGCGGCTCTTCAGCCAGGACGGGCGGCTCGTCGCCTCGGTCGCGCAGGAGGGCCTGATCCGGCCCCGTCCCGACCAGGCCTGA
- a CDS encoding PAC2 family protein — protein sequence MSEPRNDPPPPYQPPSLVHIVDDVPELSRHDENTPGPVLLVSLSGFLDAGNAAGLAVDHLLASSDGRVVASFELDGFYDYRARRPPMTFVEDHYEGYTAPRLVVRAMTDQRGTPYLLLHGPEPDTHWEAFTRAVRRVVEHFGVRLTVSMGSVPMAVPHTRPVMVTNHATRSDLLVAENIWQGVIAIPSSAQALLELRMGEWGLDALGFVAHVPHYVAQVDFPAAAAKLVECVESVAGLEWSISELNEAAGRRDAEISEQVSESEEVRAVVAGLEQQYDAISPVSADGSGLPIAEARDLPTADELGAEFERFLADLDPGDPGEQGGDGDAGFR from the coding sequence GTGAGCGAGCCCCGCAACGACCCGCCCCCGCCGTACCAGCCCCCGAGCCTGGTCCACATCGTTGACGACGTGCCCGAGCTGTCGCGCCACGACGAGAACACTCCCGGCCCCGTGCTGCTGGTGTCGCTGTCCGGCTTCCTCGACGCCGGCAACGCCGCCGGGCTGGCCGTCGACCACCTGCTGGCCAGCAGCGACGGCCGCGTGGTCGCGAGCTTCGAGCTCGACGGCTTCTACGACTACCGCGCCCGGCGGCCCCCGATGACGTTCGTCGAGGACCACTACGAGGGCTACACCGCGCCCCGGCTCGTCGTGCGTGCGATGACCGACCAGCGCGGCACGCCGTACCTCCTGCTGCACGGGCCGGAGCCCGACACCCACTGGGAGGCCTTCACGCGCGCGGTGCGCCGCGTCGTGGAGCACTTCGGCGTGCGGCTCACGGTGTCGATGGGCTCGGTGCCGATGGCGGTGCCGCACACGCGGCCGGTGATGGTCACCAACCACGCGACCCGCAGCGACCTGCTGGTCGCCGAGAACATCTGGCAGGGCGTCATTGCGATCCCCTCCAGCGCGCAGGCGCTGCTCGAGCTGCGGATGGGGGAGTGGGGCCTCGACGCGCTCGGCTTCGTCGCCCACGTGCCGCACTACGTCGCGCAGGTCGACTTCCCGGCCGCCGCGGCGAAGCTCGTCGAGTGCGTCGAGAGCGTCGCCGGGCTGGAGTGGTCCATCTCCGAGCTCAACGAGGCCGCCGGCCGCCGTGACGCCGAGATCAGCGAGCAGGTCTCGGAGTCCGAGGAGGTGCGGGCGGTGGTCGCCGGCCTCGAGCAGCAGTACGACGCCATCAGCCCGGTCTCCGCCGACGGCAGCGGCCTGCCGATCGCGGAGGCGCGCGACCTGCCGACCGCCGACGAGCTCGGCGCGGAGTTCGAGCGCTTCCTGGCCGACCTCGACCCCGGTGACCCCGGAGAGCAGGGAGGGGACGGCGATGCCGGCTTCCGTTGA
- a CDS encoding HNH endonuclease signature motif containing protein, whose amino-acid sequence MEPFTHAAADDGSASISAGAAGAGVSAGEGRWRDFSPVEVRTQRVHRFTGRLVAAVADATAGGVDGVAVGCLSAAEAGESVLELGEVMARLKGLQLALMARADEQDVSTCADGGPAAVNTAAWLSHRGLVAGRVARGEVRRCRELTGQYAATGSALLAGDLDVAQAEVIVSSLNRLPGDLEVEDRVRAEKVMLAEAGRLDAEQLRAVGRRLLEVIAPEVAEEVEAARLAKEEDAAAARTWLTTWDDGEGTTHLNVKLSSRHADMLRAALHAIANPGLADAICRTESATGRVAPAPLAAPKPGPRILGEAFCRLLETLDVDRVPQSGGMSATVVVTIPLATLHGGLGAATMDTGTRLSPGEARRMACDAGLVPMVLGWRSEVLDLGRVRRLYSRSQRLAMAVRQGFRCAAQGCDRPSGWCDAHHLKPWSTGGHTDLADGVLLCGRHHTLVHHPDYTVRRGSGWRLSIVRTPRDTPRRQ is encoded by the coding sequence ATGGAGCCCTTCACCCACGCGGCCGCGGACGACGGATCCGCGTCGATCAGCGCCGGCGCCGCCGGTGCGGGGGTGTCGGCGGGGGAGGGTCGGTGGCGTGACTTCTCGCCGGTGGAGGTGCGGACTCAGCGGGTGCACCGGTTCACGGGGCGCCTGGTGGCGGCGGTGGCCGATGCGACGGCGGGAGGGGTCGACGGCGTCGCGGTGGGGTGTCTGAGTGCGGCCGAGGCGGGGGAGTCGGTGCTGGAGCTGGGCGAGGTGATGGCCCGGTTGAAGGGGCTGCAGCTGGCGTTGATGGCCCGAGCCGATGAGCAGGACGTCAGCACGTGTGCTGATGGTGGGCCGGCGGCGGTGAACACCGCGGCGTGGTTGTCCCACCGCGGGCTGGTGGCGGGTCGGGTGGCGCGCGGTGAGGTGCGCCGGTGCCGTGAGCTGACCGGACAGTACGCCGCGACGGGGTCGGCGTTGCTGGCCGGTGACCTCGACGTCGCGCAGGCCGAGGTGATCGTGTCGTCGTTGAACCGGTTGCCGGGGGATCTGGAGGTCGAGGACCGGGTGCGGGCGGAGAAGGTGATGCTCGCCGAGGCAGGCCGTCTGGATGCGGAGCAGCTGCGGGCGGTGGGTCGGCGGTTGCTGGAGGTGATCGCCCCCGAGGTGGCGGAGGAGGTCGAGGCGGCGCGGTTGGCGAAGGAGGAGGATGCGGCGGCGGCGCGGACGTGGTTGACGACGTGGGACGACGGTGAGGGCACCACGCACCTGAACGTGAAGCTGTCGAGTCGGCACGCGGACATGCTGCGGGCGGCGTTGCACGCGATCGCGAACCCCGGCCTGGCCGATGCGATCTGCCGCACCGAGTCCGCGACCGGACGCGTCGCGCCGGCACCGCTCGCGGCACCGAAGCCGGGGCCTCGGATCCTGGGTGAGGCGTTCTGCCGGCTGCTGGAGACCCTCGACGTGGACCGGGTCCCGCAGAGCGGGGGGATGAGCGCGACGGTGGTGGTGACGATCCCGTTGGCGACGCTGCACGGTGGGCTGGGGGCGGCGACGATGGACACCGGCACCCGGTTGAGTCCGGGTGAGGCGCGGAGGATGGCGTGTGACGCCGGGCTGGTCCCGATGGTGCTGGGTTGGCGCAGTGAGGTCCTCGACCTGGGTCGGGTACGGCGGTTGTACTCCCGGTCGCAGCGGTTGGCGATGGCGGTGCGGCAGGGCTTCCGCTGCGCCGCGCAGGGGTGTGATCGCCCGAGTGGCTGGTGCGATGCGCACCACTTGAAGCCCTGGTCGACTGGCGGGCACACCGACCTGGCTGATGGGGTGCTGCTGTGCGGGCGGCACCACACCCTGGTCCACCACCCCGACTACACCGTGCGGCGAGGCTCCGGCTGGCGCCTCAGCATCGTCCGCACCCCACGTGACACCCCCCGACGCCAATAG